A stretch of Kaistella flava (ex Peng et al. 2021) DNA encodes these proteins:
- a CDS encoding DUF5686 family protein: MKYFRIFFLSLILTSAFSFSQVRETDIDEVQISASKKLKKKDNPAYKILQEVWKRKKSNGLSQFEDYQFEEYEKIELDLSNLDSTFTKKKIFNKVDFIFKYADTLDQPNQLSLPVYFNETLYKNFGRNRPAKKEKREIIANKSSGLTSSDAMANTAKNLYKEIDIYDNVLNFFNIGFTSPIATDGFSAYDYELLGEESIDGNDCYRIKYAPKRKDVLSMYGVLYISKDNYAVVRATLKSTKSINVNFVNGFYYDLEFDNPSDSIFLPKKNYQEIQMSIFGKKEKSKSIVAKKTVIFSDYLFDQNLSDEVFDKKVTSLTDSEFIKDDAYWKENRKEELSKTEANVYTMMDELHDVPQFKKAVKIYEVVSSGYYNAFKAIDFGDIYSIVGFNDVEGFRLRVGARTYFSANDSWRAAFYTAYGFKDHQLKYGLEYRKMFNRDNRFTLGVGTRRDILQLGAQLTGDEGIMTRSFASSGVLSSGDNFYLSSVNQVSGFAAIDPFKNFTVRLDATHQTTKSALPDKFSLDFYKNGQIFSELNDSKLVMSVTARPGAVFSQYGVDRYEHSTLAPTIMLKYTQGLEGVLGSDFNYSKLQLYYFQPILLKSFGRLLLNVEAGKNFNKLPLALQNIIPGNQSYNLMPNTFALLNYYEFVADEYVTFQAEHHFNGKILSYIPLIKKLKLREVGFYRTALGSLMERSVAMNVGNQNLSAPEKKPYYEYGFGIENIGFGNVRILRVDFNWRGNYLENPGAKKFGIKFGFQYYF, translated from the coding sequence ATGAAATATTTTAGAATTTTTTTTCTATCCCTTATATTAACTTCTGCTTTTTCATTTTCTCAAGTTAGAGAAACCGATATCGATGAAGTGCAAATTAGCGCCTCTAAGAAATTAAAAAAGAAAGATAACCCTGCTTATAAGATTTTGCAGGAGGTTTGGAAGCGTAAAAAAAGCAATGGACTTTCTCAATTTGAAGATTATCAGTTTGAGGAATACGAAAAGATAGAGCTAGATCTTTCTAATCTGGATTCTACTTTTACCAAGAAAAAGATCTTCAACAAAGTTGACTTTATTTTTAAATACGCAGATACTCTGGATCAACCCAATCAACTGTCTTTGCCTGTTTATTTTAATGAAACCCTTTATAAAAACTTCGGCAGAAACAGACCTGCCAAAAAAGAAAAGCGCGAGATTATCGCGAATAAATCTTCGGGTCTTACGAGCAGTGATGCGATGGCCAATACGGCGAAGAACCTTTATAAAGAAATCGATATCTACGATAACGTCCTTAATTTTTTCAATATTGGATTTACGAGCCCGATTGCTACTGATGGTTTCTCAGCCTATGATTACGAACTTTTAGGAGAAGAAAGCATTGATGGGAATGATTGTTATCGAATTAAATACGCACCAAAAAGAAAAGACGTTCTGTCGATGTACGGCGTGCTTTATATTTCAAAGGACAATTACGCAGTCGTACGCGCGACTTTAAAATCGACTAAAAGCATCAATGTTAATTTTGTAAACGGTTTTTACTACGATTTAGAGTTTGACAATCCGAGTGATTCTATCTTTTTACCAAAGAAAAATTATCAGGAAATTCAAATGTCGATTTTTGGTAAGAAGGAAAAATCGAAAAGTATTGTGGCGAAGAAAACGGTGATTTTTTCAGATTATCTTTTTGATCAAAATTTAAGCGATGAAGTTTTTGATAAAAAAGTCACGTCTTTAACTGATTCAGAATTTATCAAAGATGACGCTTATTGGAAAGAGAATAGGAAAGAAGAATTGTCCAAAACAGAAGCAAATGTTTATACGATGATGGATGAACTGCATGATGTTCCTCAGTTTAAAAAAGCGGTCAAGATATACGAAGTGGTTTCCTCAGGATATTACAATGCTTTTAAAGCCATCGATTTTGGTGATATTTATTCAATTGTAGGCTTTAATGATGTAGAAGGTTTTCGTTTGAGAGTTGGAGCAAGAACTTACTTTTCTGCGAATGACAGTTGGCGTGCGGCTTTTTATACTGCTTATGGATTTAAAGATCATCAGCTAAAATACGGATTGGAGTATAGAAAAATGTTTAACCGCGACAATCGATTTACTTTGGGAGTTGGAACGCGCAGGGATATTTTACAATTGGGAGCACAACTTACCGGAGACGAAGGAATTATGACGCGCTCTTTTGCCTCCTCGGGTGTTTTGAGTTCAGGTGATAATTTTTATTTAAGTTCCGTGAATCAGGTGAGTGGTTTTGCGGCAATCGATCCATTTAAAAATTTCACGGTAAGATTAGATGCAACTCATCAAACTACAAAGTCAGCATTACCAGATAAGTTTTCTTTAGATTTTTATAAAAACGGTCAGATTTTTTCTGAACTGAATGATTCGAAATTGGTGATGAGTGTAACTGCCAGACCGGGAGCTGTTTTCTCACAATATGGTGTCGACCGTTATGAACACAGTACTTTAGCGCCAACGATCATGTTGAAATATACGCAAGGATTAGAAGGCGTTTTGGGATCAGATTTTAATTATAGCAAACTGCAACTGTATTATTTTCAACCGATCCTTTTAAAAAGCTTTGGAAGATTATTACTGAATGTAGAAGCTGGAAAAAACTTTAATAAACTGCCGCTGGCTTTGCAGAATATAATTCCGGGAAATCAGTCTTATAATTTAATGCCGAATACTTTTGCGTTATTGAATTACTATGAGTTTGTAGCGGATGAATACGTCACTTTCCAGGCAGAACATCATTTTAACGGAAAGATTTTATCTTATATTCCTTTGATCAAAAAGTTGAAATTAAGAGAAGTCGGTTTTTATAGAACTGCTTTAGGTAGTTTGATGGAACGTTCTGTAGCGATGAATGTTGGAAATCAAAATCTTTCAGCGCCAGAAAAGAAACCGTATTATGAATATGGGTTTGGGATTGAAAATATCGGTTTTGGAAACGTAAGAATTTTAAGAGTCGATTTCAACTGGCGAGGAAATTATCTGGAGAATCCTGGGGCTAAAAAGTTCGGAATTAAGTTTGGTTTTCAATATTATTTCTAG
- a CDS encoding carboxy terminal-processing peptidase, with protein sequence MFKKFNLNRLLLFIPLTSLVFCFNTPKNDDEKMSTIMVSVKNTLSYLHYSPKPINDAYSRDVYKQYFEMVDNSKRYFLQSDMAEFAQHYNKLDDYLNQGDLRFYKLTIDRLYQRVDEIDKITQDILSKPINLDEEETLVLEPKKKNNPANQAELALEWKKYIKYNILQEMESLTAKEEMQKEKKDSVQKFNLKDTIKLEILTPEAKRVKATEEVKDLVTDTFRRFKKRNKMDWFTVYMNAYTEVFDPHTNYYSPKNKEDFDTQFKGKIIGIGAVIQERKGNLYLGELTIGAPAWKSKQLTSGDKILKVRSSPDQDAVSVVGMLVDEAVRLIRGKEGTKVVLTVEKKDKSIKEVTMTREEVAIEDTFARSIVVNSPDGKKYGFINLPSFNADFEDPKGRNASDDIKNELIKLKAQNVQGIVLDLRNNGGGSLTEVGDIMGLFMNAGAYVQVKDGNGKIQTLTNKTNAPVWTGPLVIMQNELSASASEILAGAMQDYGRGLIIGSPQSFGKGTVQTFVDLNRFLNTTDDFGSLKLTIQKFYRISGESNQRKGIVSDIQMKDFFTYAEIGERYDDYALAWDKIPAANYQKVKYFDLPPLQKLVDERLKNNRTYQLIQESSQWKENLDKEETISLNQTKFNEVMKTRKAQIKKFKGLDKFNNGLKFTLNPDEAVREKTDEAFTKKTENWTKNLQRDLYLQEAISVISEMK encoded by the coding sequence ATGTTCAAAAAATTTAACCTCAATAGACTACTGCTTTTCATTCCTCTAACGAGTTTGGTGTTCTGTTTTAACACACCAAAAAATGATGACGAGAAAATGTCGACCATTATGGTCAGCGTAAAAAACACGCTCAGTTATTTGCACTATTCGCCCAAACCTATTAATGATGCTTATTCGCGAGATGTTTATAAGCAGTATTTCGAAATGGTGGATAATTCAAAAAGATATTTTCTGCAATCGGATATGGCAGAATTTGCGCAGCATTACAATAAACTTGATGATTATCTAAATCAGGGAGATTTAAGATTCTACAAATTAACCATTGATCGTTTGTATCAAAGAGTTGATGAAATCGATAAAATAACCCAGGATATTTTAAGCAAACCAATCAATTTAGATGAAGAGGAAACGCTTGTTTTAGAGCCGAAGAAAAAGAACAATCCTGCCAATCAAGCTGAACTTGCTTTAGAGTGGAAGAAATATATTAAGTATAATATTCTGCAGGAAATGGAATCTCTAACGGCGAAAGAAGAAATGCAGAAAGAGAAGAAAGATTCTGTACAGAAATTTAATTTGAAAGATACCATTAAACTTGAAATTCTAACGCCGGAAGCGAAGAGAGTTAAAGCGACCGAAGAGGTTAAAGATTTGGTAACAGATACTTTCAGAAGATTCAAGAAAAGAAATAAAATGGATTGGTTTACGGTTTATATGAATGCTTATACTGAAGTTTTCGATCCGCATACCAACTATTATTCGCCAAAAAACAAAGAAGATTTTGATACCCAATTCAAAGGAAAAATCATTGGAATTGGTGCAGTTATTCAGGAGAGAAAAGGGAATTTATATTTAGGTGAGTTAACAATTGGAGCTCCTGCCTGGAAATCAAAACAACTTACATCGGGTGATAAAATCTTAAAAGTAAGATCTAGTCCTGATCAAGATGCCGTAAGCGTAGTAGGAATGCTGGTAGATGAAGCCGTAAGATTGATTCGCGGTAAAGAAGGAACCAAAGTTGTCTTGACTGTTGAGAAGAAAGATAAATCGATCAAAGAGGTAACGATGACTCGTGAAGAAGTAGCGATCGAAGATACTTTTGCGAGAAGTATTGTAGTAAATTCTCCAGATGGTAAAAAATACGGCTTTATCAATTTGCCAAGTTTCAATGCAGATTTTGAAGATCCGAAAGGAAGAAATGCTTCTGATGACATTAAAAATGAACTGATTAAATTAAAAGCTCAGAATGTGCAGGGAATTGTTCTTGACCTTAGAAATAATGGTGGAGGAAGTTTAACTGAAGTTGGCGATATAATGGGGTTATTTATGAACGCTGGTGCTTATGTGCAGGTTAAAGATGGCAACGGAAAAATTCAGACGCTTACCAATAAAACGAATGCCCCGGTTTGGACGGGTCCACTAGTGATTATGCAGAATGAACTTTCAGCTTCAGCGTCAGAGATTTTGGCTGGCGCAATGCAGGATTACGGTCGTGGATTAATCATCGGATCACCTCAATCTTTTGGAAAAGGTACGGTACAAACTTTTGTTGATCTGAACAGATTTTTGAATACCACTGATGATTTCGGCTCATTAAAATTGACCATTCAGAAATTCTATAGAATTTCAGGGGAATCTAACCAAAGAAAAGGAATTGTGTCTGATATTCAAATGAAAGACTTTTTCACTTATGCAGAAATCGGTGAGAGATACGATGATTATGCTTTAGCTTGGGACAAAATTCCAGCTGCAAATTATCAAAAAGTAAAATATTTTGATCTTCCACCTTTACAGAAATTAGTGGATGAAAGATTGAAAAATAATAGAACTTACCAATTGATTCAGGAATCTTCACAATGGAAAGAAAATCTGGATAAAGAGGAAACAATTTCTCTGAATCAGACTAAATTTAATGAGGTGATGAAAACCAGAAAAGCTCAAATTAAGAAGTTTAAAGGTTTAGATAAATTCAACAATGGTTTGAAATTTACCTTAAATCCAGATGAAGCGGTACGTGAAAAAACAGATGAAGCTTTCACCAAAAAAACGGAGAACTGGACTAAGAATCTTCAAAGAGATCTATACCTTCAGGAAGCAATAAGTGTCATTTCAGAAATGAAATAA
- a CDS encoding 2TM domain-containing protein, with protein MNRKSFITISWITFFIGTAIFVFFTPEKTFQSYLISIFIAGLYSFTIAIGNGVVNDYLNKKYSWVENTRKRTVFGIIGTLLVNVVLVFFCNYVNFIIFQHRDSADFFSGAMGTSNWLTINVALLISAILHAKGFVEAWKSSTKQEIVQQKLIAKSANAQFESLKNQLDPHFLFNSLNVLSSLIDENPNQAQRFTSSMSKIYRYVLEQKDKELVTVEEEINFAKTYCDLLKTRFEDSVTFDFNVNERDLKCYVVPLSLQLLLENCIKHNFATSSKPLHVKIYSENGVLFIENNLQQREQVKESAGIGLANIVQRYSLLTKQNVFIEKSATFFRVKIPMLTQKTTAMTTQPSQESMAYQRAAKRVEELKGFYSNLISYCLVIPFLAFINLYTSPQYLWFVWPMLGWGFGLSMHALKVYGIGKNWEEKQIQKILDRDHSKNS; from the coding sequence ATGAACAGAAAGAGTTTTATCACGATATCCTGGATTACGTTTTTTATCGGAACGGCAATTTTTGTGTTCTTTACGCCTGAAAAAACATTTCAAAGCTATCTGATCAGTATCTTTATTGCGGGCCTCTACAGCTTTACAATCGCGATTGGAAACGGAGTGGTAAATGATTATCTAAACAAGAAATATTCTTGGGTAGAAAATACCAGAAAAAGAACAGTTTTTGGAATTATAGGAACGTTGTTAGTGAACGTCGTTTTAGTCTTCTTTTGTAATTATGTGAATTTCATCATTTTTCAACATCGAGATAGTGCTGATTTCTTCTCCGGAGCGATGGGAACATCCAATTGGCTCACGATTAATGTAGCGTTGCTGATTTCCGCAATTCTACATGCAAAAGGCTTTGTAGAAGCCTGGAAAAGCTCAACTAAACAAGAAATTGTTCAACAGAAATTAATCGCTAAATCTGCAAATGCTCAGTTTGAAAGTTTAAAGAACCAACTCGACCCACATTTCCTTTTTAACTCTTTAAATGTTTTAAGTTCTTTAATTGATGAGAATCCTAATCAGGCACAACGTTTTACTTCTTCAATGTCGAAGATTTACCGTTATGTTCTGGAGCAGAAAGACAAAGAATTAGTGACCGTAGAAGAAGAAATTAATTTCGCTAAAACCTACTGCGATTTATTGAAAACAAGGTTTGAAGACAGCGTAACTTTTGACTTTAATGTTAATGAAAGAGACTTGAAATGTTATGTTGTTCCATTATCCTTACAATTGCTTTTAGAAAACTGCATCAAACATAATTTCGCAACGTCATCAAAACCGTTGCACGTTAAAATCTATTCTGAAAATGGAGTTCTCTTCATTGAGAATAATTTACAGCAAAGAGAACAGGTCAAAGAGAGCGCCGGAATTGGCCTGGCAAATATCGTTCAGCGCTATTCCTTATTAACAAAACAAAATGTTTTTATCGAAAAATCAGCAACATTTTTCAGAGTGAAAATACCAATGTTAACTCAAAAAACAACAGCAATGACAACACAACCATCACAAGAATCAATGGCTTATCAAAGAGCCGCGAAAAGAGTAGAAGAGTTGAAAGGCTTCTATAGTAATCTTATTTCTTACTGCCTTGTAATCCCTTTTTTAGCTTTTATAAACCTCTACACTTCACCTCAATATTTGTGGTTTGTGTGGCCGATGTTAGGCTGGGGATTCGGTTTATCGATGCACGCTCTCAAAGTTTATGGAATCGGTAAAAACTGGGAAGAGAAACAGATTCAGAAAATTTTAGACCGGGATCACTCAAAAAATTCGTAA
- a CDS encoding 2TM domain-containing protein, with amino-acid sequence MENLTKSEIDYSLAKERVNQVRKFYASLAVFVIVLAIYSFRNYYLRGEITFFSFNNFSGIFWIWGIILAVKAMKLFFLNSTWERKMMDKELNK; translated from the coding sequence ATGGAAAATTTAACTAAGTCAGAGATTGACTATTCTCTCGCAAAAGAAAGGGTAAATCAAGTAAGAAAATTCTATGCAAGTTTGGCTGTTTTTGTCATCGTGTTAGCAATTTATAGCTTTAGAAATTATTATTTAAGAGGTGAAATTACATTTTTTAGTTTCAATAATTTCTCCGGAATATTTTGGATTTGGGGAATAATTTTAGCTGTAAAAGCAATGAAACTATTCTTCCTTAATTCCACCTGGGAAAGAAAAATGATGGATAAAGAACTCAATAAATAA
- a CDS encoding 2TM domain-containing protein, with product MENFNQNNIKYLEAAKRVKRLKGFYIHAVVYVLVNLFIVAQNVKSGASLSNMDNYWTAIFWGVGLLGHGISVFLPNMIMGKDWEERKIRELMDKNK from the coding sequence ATGGAAAATTTTAATCAAAATAATATCAAATATTTAGAAGCCGCAAAACGGGTAAAAAGACTTAAAGGATTTTATATTCACGCCGTCGTTTACGTTTTGGTCAACTTATTTATCGTCGCACAAAATGTAAAGTCTGGTGCTTCACTATCGAATATGGATAATTACTGGACTGCCATCTTTTGGGGTGTCGGACTTTTGGGTCATGGTATCAGCGTTTTTTTACCGAATATGATTATGGGAAAAGATTGGGAAGAGCGAAAAATCCGGGAATTAATGGATAAAAATAAGTAG
- a CDS encoding methyltransferase family protein, which translates to MNTATNLIMVLWGFSEIYLLLKMRSGSADAKGKDKKSLSRLWLVIGFSIFFGIFIAKSTYFPFYQSQLIQLIGLVFLFLGVILRLIVINNLGKYFTVDVTIKKDHQLKTDGFYKYVRHPSYAFSLLTFLGLAIVLNNYISAVIVFVPVFLMFLYRIKIEEQVLTEQFGQDYSDYMKKTKRLIPFIY; encoded by the coding sequence ATGAATACCGCCACCAATTTAATCATGGTTCTCTGGGGATTTTCAGAAATCTATCTTCTCTTAAAAATGAGATCCGGAAGTGCTGATGCGAAAGGAAAAGATAAGAAGTCGCTTTCCAGGCTTTGGCTGGTGATCGGCTTCAGTATTTTTTTCGGAATTTTTATTGCCAAGTCTACCTATTTTCCTTTTTACCAAAGTCAGTTAATACAATTGATCGGTTTGGTGTTTTTGTTCTTAGGTGTAATTTTACGGTTGATCGTTATCAATAATCTGGGGAAATATTTCACAGTAGATGTAACCATTAAAAAGGATCATCAGTTAAAAACCGACGGCTTTTATAAATATGTGCGGCATCCTTCCTATGCTTTTTCGTTGCTTACTTTTCTTGGTTTAGCGATTGTTTTAAACAATTACATTTCGGCTGTCATTGTTTTTGTTCCTGTATTTCTAATGTTTCTGTACCGAATTAAAATTGAAGAACAGGTTCTAACAGAACAGTTTGGACAAGATTATTCTGATTATATGAAGAAAACCAAAAGACTTATTCCATTTATTTATTAA
- a CDS encoding LytR/AlgR family response regulator transcription factor — protein sequence MIKTLIIEDEKPAARKLERLLSLFSDLELVAVIHSVEEGIDWFQNNPHPDLIFSDIVLGDGLSFDIFEKVPTKSFMIYTTAFDQYTLKAFKLNSIDYLLKPIMEEDLQKAINKFKSFLPSESSYNTLEIKSLIKEEKQKLSRILVKIGYNLKIVQTDEVSCFYSENKIVYLQTKERNYPTDFTLDELQEVLDDKKFFRVNRQFIINSNFIKNIHTSPYYKVGMEFQPEEEITVSRDRVKDFKDWLSN from the coding sequence ATGATAAAAACACTCATCATTGAAGATGAAAAACCGGCCGCCCGTAAACTCGAACGATTACTGAGTTTATTCAGTGATTTAGAATTAGTTGCAGTCATTCATTCCGTAGAAGAAGGGATTGATTGGTTTCAGAATAATCCACATCCGGATTTAATTTTTTCTGATATAGTCTTAGGCGACGGCTTATCATTTGACATTTTCGAAAAAGTGCCGACCAAGAGTTTTATGATTTATACCACAGCTTTTGATCAGTATACTTTGAAGGCCTTTAAGCTGAATTCTATCGACTATCTTTTGAAACCAATTATGGAAGAAGATCTGCAAAAAGCAATCAATAAATTTAAAAGTTTCTTACCTTCTGAATCATCTTATAACACCTTGGAAATTAAATCTTTAATTAAAGAAGAGAAACAAAAATTATCTCGTATTTTAGTTAAAATTGGGTACAATTTAAAGATTGTTCAAACCGATGAGGTTTCATGTTTTTACAGCGAAAATAAAATCGTTTATCTTCAAACAAAAGAAAGAAATTATCCCACCGATTTTACTTTAGACGAACTGCAGGAAGTTCTCGATGATAAAAAGTTTTTCCGGGTGAACCGGCAGTTTATCATTAATTCTAATTTTATTAAAAACATTCATACTTCACCTTATTACAAAGTCGGAATGGAGTTTCAACCGGAAGAAGAAATTACGGTGAGTCGCGATCGTGTGAAAGATTTCAAAGACTGGTTATCTAACTAA
- the cls gene encoding cardiolipin synthase, with the protein MNWILLAEIVYVMIIIAVLLRIIYDTQTVTKTLAYLLLVIFVPLIGIFIYFSFGINYRKNKLYNKKIVQDQQQEDQVLAKLESYNLKNLEGVKEDNHFAGLMKMIYQTDRSPLTTNNSAELLINGEEKFPAVLEALRNAKHHIHIEYYIYEDDEIGRAIEQILIEKARSGVEVRFIYDDFGSASIRKTLAKRLRENGVKAFPFYRIKLIKLASRLNYRNHRKIIVIDGRISFIGGINISDKYSNASKGNKLYWRDTHLKLEGDANAILQHIFIGDWNYCSDEKLTIDELYFPKPEQNLEHTKNVQIVSSGPDSDRPSIYYAIVKAIQSAKKEIFLTTPYFIPGETIIDAMKMASLSGVNVKLLVPGISDSFMVNAAAKSYYTILLRAGVQIYLYQKGFVHAKTLVADRCLAMVGTANLDYRSFDLNFEVNAVVYDEELAGELTDNFEKDLLDSEQIDIESWLNRPKHIQLIEKIARLMSPML; encoded by the coding sequence ATGAACTGGATTTTACTGGCTGAGATTGTTTATGTAATGATCATAATCGCGGTTTTACTTCGGATTATTTATGATACCCAAACGGTCACGAAAACCCTTGCCTATTTGCTTTTGGTCATTTTTGTACCACTGATCGGTATTTTTATTTATTTCTCTTTTGGCATCAATTACCGGAAGAACAAATTGTACAATAAAAAGATTGTTCAAGATCAACAACAGGAGGATCAGGTGCTGGCAAAACTGGAATCCTATAATCTCAAAAACCTGGAAGGGGTTAAGGAAGATAATCATTTTGCGGGATTAATGAAGATGATTTATCAAACAGACCGAAGTCCCTTAACAACGAATAATTCTGCAGAACTTTTAATTAATGGCGAAGAAAAATTTCCCGCAGTTTTAGAGGCTTTGAGAAATGCAAAACATCATATTCACATTGAATATTATATTTATGAAGATGATGAAATCGGACGGGCTATTGAACAGATTCTGATTGAAAAAGCCAGGAGTGGAGTAGAAGTTCGTTTTATTTATGATGACTTCGGAAGTGCTTCCATCCGGAAAACATTGGCAAAAAGATTGCGGGAAAATGGCGTGAAAGCGTTTCCGTTTTACAGAATTAAACTCATCAAGTTGGCGAGCCGCCTAAATTACAGAAATCACCGAAAAATCATCGTGATCGACGGACGCATTTCGTTCATCGGTGGAATCAACATTAGCGACAAATACAGCAATGCTTCAAAAGGAAATAAATTGTATTGGCGCGACACCCATTTGAAGTTAGAAGGCGATGCAAATGCAATTCTACAGCATATTTTTATTGGCGACTGGAATTATTGTTCCGATGAAAAACTAACCATTGACGAATTGTATTTTCCGAAACCTGAGCAGAATTTGGAGCATACCAAAAATGTTCAGATCGTTTCCAGCGGTCCCGATTCTGACCGACCTTCGATTTATTACGCGATCGTAAAAGCGATACAGTCGGCAAAAAAAGAAATTTTCCTTACGACACCTTATTTTATTCCGGGAGAAACGATTATTGATGCGATGAAAATGGCGTCACTTTCCGGTGTAAATGTTAAACTATTAGTTCCCGGAATTTCAGATTCGTTTATGGTTAATGCCGCCGCAAAATCCTATTATACGATCCTTTTAAGAGCGGGCGTTCAAATATATCTGTACCAAAAAGGATTCGTTCATGCCAAAACTTTGGTTGCTGATCGATGTCTGGCCATGGTTGGGACTGCCAATTTAGATTACCGGAGTTTTGATTTGAATTTTGAAGTAAATGCCGTCGTTTATGATGAAGAACTGGCGGGCGAACTTACAGATAATTTCGAAAAAGATCTTCTTGATTCTGAGCAGATTGATATTGAATCGTGGCTCAATCGTCCAAAACATATCCAACTCATCGAAAAAATAGCACGACTGATGTCACCGATGTTGTAG
- a CDS encoding flavin-containing monooxygenase: protein MSNKNILKNKRVGIIGAGPSGLAQIRAFEALKSQGFAMPEIVCFEKQDNWGGMWNYSWRTGVGKYGEPLHGSMYKYLWSNGPKECLEFADYSFDEHFKKPISSYPPRPVLFDYIQGRIKKSNAREYIRFNTTARWVSFDEETKKFTVILDDLKIDKTYSEEFDFLVVASGHFSTPNMPYFKGIENFPGTVMHAHDFRGADQFIDRNVLLIGSSYSAEDIGVQCYKHGAKSVTLSYRSNQIGIEWPEGMKEVPLVTRFEDDTAFFKDGTTEKFDAVIMCTGYQHKFPFLPDEMRLKTKNNLYPDHLYKGVFFNDLPQLIYLGMQDQYYTFNMFDTQAWVARDYMMGRLELPTPAERRLDIDQWLEKNEQAETGEEHVDFQTAYIKDLLSLSDYPHFNVDQVAVMFKEWLKDKEECILTYRDKTYQSVVTGTKAAVHHTEWMDELNDTKERYLYEVTDEEELVAERI, encoded by the coding sequence ATGAGTAATAAAAATATTTTAAAAAATAAACGTGTTGGTATTATCGGTGCCGGACCAAGTGGTCTAGCGCAAATTCGTGCTTTTGAAGCCTTGAAATCTCAAGGTTTTGCGATGCCTGAAATCGTCTGTTTTGAAAAGCAGGATAACTGGGGCGGAATGTGGAATTATTCCTGGCGAACTGGTGTGGGAAAATATGGTGAACCATTGCACGGAAGTATGTATAAATACTTGTGGTCCAACGGTCCGAAAGAATGTTTAGAATTTGCTGACTATTCATTTGACGAACATTTTAAAAAGCCGATTTCTTCTTATCCGCCGCGTCCGGTTTTATTCGATTATATTCAGGGAAGGATTAAAAAAAGTAATGCCCGGGAGTACATCCGTTTCAATACCACGGCTCGATGGGTAAGTTTCGATGAGGAAACGAAAAAATTCACTGTCATTCTGGATGATTTAAAAATTGATAAAACTTATTCCGAAGAATTCGATTTCTTAGTGGTTGCTTCAGGACATTTTTCGACACCGAATATGCCTTACTTTAAAGGGATTGAAAATTTCCCGGGAACGGTAATGCACGCGCATGACTTTAGAGGAGCGGACCAATTTATCGACCGAAATGTTTTGCTTATCGGCAGCAGTTATTCTGCAGAAGATATTGGAGTTCAATGTTATAAACACGGTGCAAAATCGGTGACCTTAAGTTACAGAAGCAATCAAATCGGAATTGAATGGCCGGAGGGAATGAAGGAAGTTCCTTTGGTAACGCGATTTGAAGATGATACCGCTTTCTTTAAAGATGGAACAACCGAGAAGTTCGACGCCGTAATTATGTGTACCGGTTACCAACATAAATTCCCGTTCTTGCCGGATGAGATGCGTTTGAAAACCAAAAATAATTTATATCCGGATCACCTTTATAAGGGAGTTTTCTTTAATGACTTGCCTCAGTTAATTTATTTAGGAATGCAGGATCAGTATTATACCTTTAACATGTTTGATACGCAGGCTTGGGTTGCAAGAGATTATATGATGGGCAGATTAGAACTTCCAACGCCGGCCGAAAGACGACTTGATATCGATCAATGGTTAGAGAAAAATGAGCAGGCAGAAACGGGCGAAGAACATGTTGATTTTCAAACGGCTTATATTAAAGATTTGCTTTCACTTTCCGACTACCCGCATTTTAATGTAGATCAGGTAGCAGTGATGTTTAAAGAATGGCTGAAAGATAAAGAGGAATGTATCCTGACTTATCGCGACAAAACGTACCAAAGTGTTGTTACCGGAACCAAGGCAGCAGTGCATCATACGGAATGGATGGATGAACTGAATGATACCAAGGAACGCTATCTTTATGAAGTGACAGACGAAGAAGAATTGGTTGCAGAACGAATTTAA